A window from Photobacterium sp. DA100 encodes these proteins:
- a CDS encoding DMT family transporter, whose protein sequence is MRTKYIVPMLFLSVCLIWGTTWFAMEVAVTTIPPIMATGLRFLIAAPLLVALAKYFEQPLLFPKGRGYWVPIVAVFYFALPFTLMIFGEQYISSGLAAIIFANMPIVVMLASFVFLRLRLVPHQLLGLLLAAISLSWILVNEMAIGGTSYAIGIGALSGAVIIHAVMYVMVQKHCKDIPVLTYNALPCLLASVLLLFVSGLVESVDMSGFAISSLAAVVFLGVVASVGGIVAYFKLNQVSTPFTASLCFFIFPIVALLISAAVNNSGIGLQSMLLLAPLFMGILLSKAEPALWRKGWRKLTVRPVKKCPACLAEELV, encoded by the coding sequence ATGAGAACGAAATATATCGTACCCATGCTGTTTTTATCTGTGTGTTTAATATGGGGAACAACCTGGTTTGCGATGGAAGTCGCAGTAACTACAATCCCGCCGATCATGGCGACAGGGCTGCGCTTTCTGATTGCCGCCCCATTGCTGGTAGCGCTTGCCAAGTATTTCGAGCAGCCGTTGTTATTTCCTAAGGGGCGCGGTTACTGGGTGCCGATAGTTGCGGTGTTCTACTTTGCACTTCCCTTCACCCTGATGATTTTTGGCGAGCAATATATCTCATCTGGACTGGCGGCAATTATTTTTGCCAATATGCCTATCGTCGTCATGTTGGCCTCTTTTGTATTCTTGCGACTCAGGTTAGTACCCCACCAGTTGCTGGGCTTGCTGTTGGCGGCCATCAGCCTGAGTTGGATTCTGGTCAATGAAATGGCGATAGGGGGAACAAGCTACGCAATTGGGATAGGCGCTTTGTCCGGCGCGGTGATCATCCATGCAGTGATGTATGTCATGGTGCAAAAGCACTGTAAAGATATTCCGGTATTGACCTACAATGCGCTCCCTTGCCTATTGGCTTCTGTTCTTTTGCTGTTCGTCTCGGGTTTGGTAGAAAGCGTCGATATGTCTGGATTTGCTATATCATCCTTGGCCGCGGTCGTCTTTTTGGGCGTTGTAGCCAGTGTCGGGGGGATTGTGGCCTACTTTAAATTGAATCAGGTGTCGACGCCATTTACTGCATCCTTGTGTTTCTTTATTTTCCCTATCGTGGCCTTGTTGATTTCTGCTGCGGTCAATAACAGTGGAATTGGTTTGCAGTCTATGCTTCTGTTAGCGCCACTGTTTATGGGGATCCTACTGTCGAAAGCAGAGCCGGCATTATGGCGAAAAGGTTGGAGAAAGTTGACGGTTAGGCCGGTGAAGAAATGTCCGGCTTGCCTGGCCGAAGAGCTAGTTTAG
- a CDS encoding DeoR/GlpR family DNA-binding transcription regulator yields MTNPRQDKLIKLVIDKGYYTVEELAEKLDVSTQTIRRDIKKLSEERLVIRHHGGASSPASKTNLDYEVRKVSATEQKHAIGKAIADLIPDGSTVFITIGTTAEVIASHLADKKNLQVITNSLRVANVLHNNKSIDVLIPSGKIKAFNGGIVGTEALDFISHFRFDYLITSAASMDVDGTLLEYDLNETVITQTVMKSARHVIIALDSSKFIPKGSIELGHIKEATYLFTDQPLSANLESVAKQGETEVKVCEPALAH; encoded by the coding sequence GTGACGAATCCAAGACAAGACAAACTGATAAAACTTGTAATAGACAAGGGCTATTACACCGTAGAAGAGCTGGCTGAAAAGCTTGACGTATCTACGCAAACTATTCGCAGGGATATCAAAAAGCTCAGCGAAGAGCGCTTAGTGATCCGTCACCATGGCGGGGCAAGCTCCCCGGCCAGTAAAACCAACCTGGACTATGAAGTCCGTAAGGTATCTGCAACCGAGCAAAAGCATGCTATTGGCAAGGCGATTGCCGACCTGATCCCAGATGGATCAACGGTGTTCATTACCATCGGCACCACAGCCGAGGTTATAGCCAGCCACCTTGCAGATAAGAAAAACCTCCAGGTCATTACCAACAGCTTACGTGTTGCCAACGTATTGCATAACAACAAAAGCATTGATGTGCTAATCCCCAGTGGCAAGATCAAAGCGTTTAACGGCGGTATCGTCGGGACCGAAGCATTGGATTTCATCTCTCACTTCCGTTTCGACTACCTGATCACCAGTGCGGCATCGATGGATGTGGACGGGACGTTGCTGGAATACGATTTGAACGAAACGGTGATCACCCAGACAGTAATGAAATCAGCGCGCCATGTCATCATCGCGCTGGACTCGTCGAAATTCATTCCGAAAGGATCAATCGAGCTAGGCCATATCAAGGAAGCCACCTATTTGTTCACGGACCAACCATTGAGCGCCAACCTTGAAAGTGTGGCGAAACAAGGAGAGACCGAAGTTAAAGTGTGTGAGCCGGCCTTAGCACATTAA
- a CDS encoding PfkB family carbohydrate kinase, translating to MTIACLGITVLDRIQRIDSLPTQGGKFVAKDYFEVGGGPAATAAVAVAKLGHDVDFIGRVGQDAIADTMLTELAGYNVNVDKVVKIADASSAFSAVLVDDEGERMIINYQDTSLKRDTKPLELIDFSIYKTVLTDVRWVEGAKYALEQAKKYNIPSVLDADITPDAIDDLVKLADHVAFSEPGLEKFTGSSDPIEGLKIAQKRTKGKVYVTVGSKGCYWFESGELCHQPGVKVDVVDTTGAGDVFHGALAVAVAEAMPARKSVIFSNTVAAIKCTKRGGREGIPTRSEVDSQLHNK from the coding sequence ATGACTATTGCGTGTTTAGGAATTACGGTACTTGATAGGATCCAGCGAATAGACAGCCTGCCGACCCAAGGTGGTAAATTTGTCGCCAAGGATTACTTCGAAGTAGGCGGCGGGCCGGCAGCAACAGCCGCCGTTGCGGTCGCAAAGTTAGGCCACGATGTTGATTTTATTGGTCGTGTTGGCCAAGACGCCATCGCAGATACCATGCTGACCGAGTTAGCTGGCTACAATGTGAATGTCGATAAAGTCGTGAAAATTGCTGATGCCTCATCGGCGTTCTCTGCTGTGCTTGTCGATGACGAAGGCGAGCGAATGATCATCAACTATCAAGATACGTCTTTAAAACGTGATACAAAACCACTTGAATTAATTGATTTTTCTATCTATAAGACAGTACTCACAGATGTAAGGTGGGTAGAAGGGGCAAAATACGCCCTCGAGCAAGCCAAAAAGTACAACATACCTTCGGTATTGGACGCAGATATCACACCGGATGCCATCGATGATCTGGTCAAACTGGCCGACCATGTGGCATTCTCTGAACCGGGCCTTGAAAAGTTCACCGGAAGCAGTGATCCAATAGAAGGACTCAAAATCGCTCAGAAACGGACAAAAGGCAAAGTATATGTGACAGTCGGCTCAAAAGGCTGTTACTGGTTCGAAAGTGGAGAACTCTGCCACCAGCCAGGTGTCAAAGTCGACGTTGTCGATACCACCGGAGCGGGTGATGTCTTTCACGGTGCATTGGCAGTCGCTGTTGCTGAAGCGATGCCAGCACGTAAATCGGTGATTTTTTCAAACACTGTCGCCGCAATAAAATGTACAAAGCGCGGTGGTCGAGAAGGCATTCCGACAAGATCGGAAGTGGATAGCCAACTACATAATAAATAG
- the yihU gene encoding sulfolactaldehyde 3-reductase, with amino-acid sequence MSSIGFIGLGQMGSPMALNLIKGGHSLRVFDINTSAVEALVEQGATAASSPADAALDAEFVVTMLPNGTLVKNVLFGESGIVESLDKNALLIDMSTIHPFETDALIKQMSDKGFSMMEAPVGRTSDHAVKGELLILAGGTQEQIARAQPLFDCMGSETVDAGGAGKGIRVKIINNYMSIALNALSAEAATLSEAIGLEFETALEVMSGTPAGKGHFTTTWPGKVLAGDLSPAFMVDLAHKDLGIALDLANQVNVPMPCGAASRELYSITRAAGRGRQDWTSVFEQLRVTSGLEAKIK; translated from the coding sequence ATGTCATCAATTGGTTTTATCGGATTAGGACAAATGGGCAGCCCAATGGCGCTGAATCTTATCAAGGGCGGGCACTCACTGCGTGTTTTCGATATCAATACATCAGCTGTTGAGGCACTTGTTGAGCAGGGCGCGACAGCGGCAAGCTCTCCGGCCGATGCGGCACTGGATGCCGAATTTGTTGTAACCATGCTGCCAAATGGCACTCTGGTAAAAAACGTTCTGTTCGGTGAGTCAGGCATTGTTGAGTCGCTAGATAAGAATGCACTGCTAATCGATATGTCGACTATTCATCCGTTTGAAACCGATGCGCTGATTAAGCAGATGAGTGACAAAGGCTTCTCGATGATGGAAGCGCCGGTAGGGCGCACTTCAGACCATGCAGTGAAAGGGGAGCTGCTGATCCTTGCTGGTGGTACCCAAGAGCAAATCGCGCGCGCACAGCCACTGTTTGACTGTATGGGCTCAGAGACGGTTGATGCTGGTGGTGCGGGTAAAGGTATCCGAGTCAAGATCATCAATAACTACATGAGTATTGCGCTTAACGCACTCTCTGCAGAAGCTGCGACGTTGTCAGAAGCGATTGGCCTTGAATTTGAAACGGCGCTTGAAGTAATGAGCGGCACACCTGCAGGCAAAGGCCACTTTACAACGACATGGCCAGGCAAAGTCCTTGCCGGCGACTTGTCACCAGCCTTTATGGTTGATCTTGCGCACAAAGACTTGGGTATTGCCTTGGATCTCGCCAACCAGGTGAATGTGCCTATGCCCTGCGGCGCGGCATCGCGTGAACTGTACAGCATCACCCGTGCTGCCGGTCGTGGTCGCCAGGACTGGACATCAGTGTTTGAGCAGCTACGCGTAACATCTGGCCTGGAAGCTAAAATCAAATAA
- a CDS encoding aldose epimerase family protein: MKLTSESWGEVEGQSQPVKLFTLENSQGMKVQVTNYGCIVTSITTPDRDGQLAEVVLGYESLERYLEGHPFFGAIAGRYANRIKDGRYELDGEVFQLETNEPPTAQHIHGGSKGFDKYVWDFAVEQQHEAVYLHFSRVSPDGESGYGGTLHVTHTIGLDEHNQLHFNFKATTDKPTVVNLVNHSYYNLGGHDSGLVDGHELTLYADFYTPVNENMIPTGEILVVKGTGLDFTLPVEIRDNKGKVPGGTFDHNFVINQKRKLGEYAYAAELYEPLTGRVMTVLTTQPGVQFYNGAKLSNKAWFGRNGYKYESFDGLCLETQHFPDSPNQPHFPNVRLNPGEVFEEKTIHRFSVK, from the coding sequence GTGAAACTAACCAGTGAAAGCTGGGGTGAAGTTGAAGGTCAATCGCAACCCGTCAAGTTGTTCACCCTCGAAAATAGCCAGGGCATGAAAGTCCAAGTCACCAATTACGGCTGTATTGTTACGTCGATAACAACGCCTGATCGTGACGGTCAACTTGCTGAAGTGGTATTAGGCTATGAGAGCCTTGAGCGATACTTAGAAGGACATCCATTTTTCGGTGCCATTGCTGGTCGCTATGCCAACCGGATCAAAGATGGACGCTACGAATTGGACGGCGAGGTATTCCAGTTGGAAACCAATGAGCCACCCACGGCACAGCACATTCATGGTGGTAGCAAAGGGTTTGACAAGTATGTGTGGGACTTCGCCGTAGAGCAGCAACATGAGGCGGTTTACCTTCATTTCAGCCGGGTATCACCGGATGGGGAGTCTGGCTATGGCGGTACTTTGCATGTAACTCATACGATTGGGCTGGATGAGCATAACCAGTTGCACTTCAACTTCAAAGCGACAACGGATAAGCCAACGGTGGTTAACTTGGTCAACCATAGTTACTACAACCTTGGCGGGCATGATTCGGGCTTGGTGGACGGGCATGAATTGACGCTTTACGCCGATTTCTATACGCCGGTGAACGAGAATATGATCCCGACTGGCGAAATCCTTGTCGTTAAAGGAACAGGGCTCGATTTTACCTTGCCGGTGGAAATCCGCGATAACAAGGGCAAGGTGCCGGGTGGCACATTTGACCACAACTTTGTGATCAACCAAAAGCGAAAGCTGGGGGAATATGCCTATGCCGCTGAGCTTTATGAGCCACTGACTGGCCGAGTGATGACAGTGCTGACGACTCAGCCTGGAGTCCAGTTTTATAACGGGGCTAAATTGTCGAACAAAGCTTGGTTTGGCCGTAATGGCTACAAGTATGAATCGTTCGATGGGCTATGTCTTGAGACTCAGCATTTCCCGGACAGTCCGAACCAACCACATTTCCCGAATGTGCGTTTAAACCCCGGTGAAGTGTTTGAAGAGAAAACCATCCACCGCTTCTCCGTGAAATAA
- a CDS encoding sulfite exporter TauE/SafE family protein has translation MDMTVVLVSLIIALGGFTQGLTGFGLALVSVPLLSMVVDAKMAVPIAGIFGWLVTFPIVWKMRHAIQYKAGLILVAGSLPASFVGAKLLASLPSQYILITMGIVLIVSSIHSMRSSKPAFSKTSVPVTVGTGFASGVLGASVGEAGPPVIAYTSMQPWTADQAKSTLVFFFMLQMIGAIASFWNEGLFTPDVNSLVASAMPAFLVGMTGGMVGYHFLQKYKINYHHIVHGLLLVIGCVLVLKNVIF, from the coding sequence ATGGATATGACCGTAGTTTTGGTCTCCCTGATCATTGCATTAGGGGGCTTTACACAAGGCTTGACCGGATTTGGCTTGGCTCTTGTGTCTGTTCCACTGCTTTCTATGGTGGTAGATGCAAAAATGGCAGTGCCTATTGCTGGTATTTTTGGTTGGCTAGTAACCTTTCCAATCGTTTGGAAAATGCGCCACGCTATTCAATACAAAGCTGGCCTGATCCTTGTCGCTGGGTCACTGCCTGCCTCCTTTGTTGGTGCCAAGCTATTGGCCAGCCTGCCGTCACAATACATTCTCATCACCATGGGGATTGTACTGATTGTCTCGAGTATCCACTCGATGCGAAGCAGCAAACCCGCCTTTTCAAAGACCTCAGTGCCTGTCACTGTCGGGACGGGGTTTGCCTCTGGCGTACTGGGGGCCAGTGTGGGCGAAGCTGGGCCTCCAGTGATTGCGTATACATCCATGCAGCCGTGGACTGCTGATCAAGCTAAATCAACGCTGGTGTTCTTTTTCATGCTGCAGATGATTGGCGCCATTGCCAGCTTCTGGAATGAAGGGCTCTTTACCCCGGATGTAAACAGCCTGGTTGCTTCTGCAATGCCTGCATTTCTTGTGGGGATGACCGGCGGCATGGTGGGATACCACTTCCTGCAGAAATATAAGATCAACTACCACCATATTGTACACGGCCTGCTTTTGGTCATCGGTTGTGTACTAGTGCTCAAGAATGTCATTTTTTGA
- a CDS encoding AGE family epimerase/isomerase — protein sequence MKWINTRSHNSWLETETDRIFEFGRKSVVPNGFGWVGNNGNIREEMGTRLWITARMLHCYSLAALMGRPGAYDLVEHGIAALEGPLKDNTHGGWYATIDNEGSGIVDASKQGYQHCFVLLGAASAVTTGHPRAQALLDEAINVYENHFWCEEKQMCFESWDDTFSETEDYRGGNAAMHSVEAFLIVYDVTKDQKWLDRALHITEFMINKTAKSLNYRVNEHFDSDWNPLPDYNKETPASHFRAYGGTPGHWIEWGRLICHLRATLLAIGAECPDWLLEDAIGLFDATVRDAWSVDGAPGFVYSVDWDGKPVVRERIRWAPVEAIGTAYALYTVTGDEKYQEYYRTWWDYCRTYLIDYEGCSWWQELDTNNQAGTSKVWDGKQDIYHLMHCLVIPRLPLTPGLAPALAAGLLDKNMD from the coding sequence ATGAAATGGATTAATACCCGATCTCATAACTCTTGGCTAGAAACAGAAACCGATCGAATCTTTGAATTCGGCAGAAAATCGGTCGTACCAAACGGTTTTGGCTGGGTTGGTAACAACGGCAACATTCGTGAAGAGATGGGCACTCGCCTGTGGATCACTGCACGCATGCTGCACTGTTATTCGCTGGCTGCACTGATGGGGCGTCCTGGTGCTTACGATCTGGTTGAGCATGGTATCGCGGCATTAGAAGGTCCTTTGAAAGATAACACTCACGGTGGTTGGTATGCGACTATCGATAATGAGGGTAGCGGTATTGTTGACGCGTCCAAGCAGGGTTACCAGCACTGTTTCGTTCTGCTGGGTGCAGCCAGTGCGGTGACGACAGGCCACCCGCGTGCCCAGGCGCTGCTGGATGAAGCCATCAACGTGTATGAGAACCATTTCTGGTGTGAAGAAAAGCAGATGTGTTTCGAGTCTTGGGATGATACCTTCTCAGAGACGGAAGACTACCGCGGTGGTAATGCCGCGATGCACTCTGTTGAAGCTTTCCTGATTGTTTACGATGTGACGAAAGACCAAAAGTGGCTAGATCGTGCCCTGCATATCACTGAGTTTATGATCAACAAGACGGCAAAATCGCTCAACTACCGCGTCAACGAGCACTTTGACTCAGACTGGAACCCGCTACCAGACTACAACAAAGAAACCCCAGCCAGCCACTTCCGCGCATACGGCGGCACCCCTGGCCACTGGATCGAGTGGGGCCGTCTGATCTGCCACCTACGCGCCACATTGCTTGCAATCGGTGCCGAGTGTCCGGATTGGCTATTGGAAGATGCTATCGGTCTGTTTGATGCCACTGTGCGTGATGCATGGTCGGTCGATGGTGCGCCAGGCTTTGTTTATTCCGTTGATTGGGACGGCAAACCGGTTGTGCGTGAACGTATTCGTTGGGCGCCAGTGGAAGCGATCGGTACCGCTTATGCGCTGTACACAGTTACAGGGGACGAAAAGTACCAAGAGTACTACCGTACCTGGTGGGATTACTGTCGCACTTACCTGATTGATTACGAAGGTTGTTCTTGGTGGCAGGAATTGGATACCAATAACCAAGCAGGAACCAGCAAAGTGTGGGATGGCAAGCAAGATATCTACCATCTAATGCATTGCCTGGTGATCCCTCGTCTACCTCTGACTCCGGGCTTGGCGCCCGCTCTGGCTGCAGGCTTGCTGGATAAGAATATGGACTAA